One region of Micromonospora ureilytica genomic DNA includes:
- the egtA gene encoding ergothioneine biosynthesis glutamate--cysteine ligase EgtA, translated as MVTSSDLDRSAILRESAAAVRHLARICFKTGPPTHTGVELEWTVHDAADPARPVDATRLRTALGRHSPATLDATSPAEPLRHGGVVTLEPGGQLEISTPPRPSVAVLIRAIEADIAQVTDLLAAAGLVLGRSGIDPHRRPRPVVETPRYRAMRGAFDRHGPAGRTMMYSTAGLQICLDAGEPDQVADRWAAAHAVGPPLLAAFASAARHAGRRTGWASARMAAWLAIDPARTRPVWSPARAGDDPIDAWTSYVLAAPLICLRRHNADWAAPPGVTFADWLDGALPQPPTTDDLDYHVSTLFPPVRPRGYLELRYLDAQPDRDWRLPLAVLTALFGDPRTVRAAYTIATPVAQRWSAAARHGLADPTLAAAAAALLDLALTALPRLELPASTHDEIQRGVRRRLAATARRDQ; from the coding sequence TTGGTGACGTCATCCGACCTGGACCGCAGCGCCATCCTGCGCGAGTCCGCAGCCGCAGTCCGACACCTGGCCCGGATCTGCTTCAAGACCGGCCCACCCACCCACACCGGCGTCGAACTGGAATGGACCGTGCACGACGCCGCCGATCCCGCCCGACCCGTCGACGCGACGCGGCTGCGGACGGCGCTCGGGCGGCACAGCCCCGCCACGCTGGACGCCACCAGCCCGGCCGAGCCGCTGCGACACGGCGGCGTGGTCACCCTGGAGCCGGGTGGCCAGTTGGAGATCTCCACCCCGCCCCGCCCCTCGGTCGCCGTGTTGATCCGCGCCATCGAGGCCGACATCGCCCAGGTCACCGACCTGCTGGCCGCCGCCGGGCTGGTCCTCGGCCGCAGCGGCATCGACCCCCACCGACGGCCTCGCCCGGTGGTGGAAACCCCCCGCTACCGCGCGATGCGCGGGGCCTTCGACCGCCATGGCCCGGCCGGCCGCACGATGATGTACAGCACCGCCGGCCTGCAGATCTGCCTCGACGCCGGTGAACCGGACCAGGTCGCCGACCGTTGGGCCGCGGCCCACGCGGTCGGGCCCCCACTGCTCGCGGCGTTCGCCTCCGCCGCTCGACACGCGGGGCGGCGCACCGGTTGGGCTTCCGCCCGGATGGCCGCCTGGCTGGCCATCGACCCGGCCCGGACCCGCCCGGTCTGGTCGCCCGCCCGTGCCGGGGACGACCCGATCGACGCCTGGACCAGCTACGTGCTCGCCGCGCCGCTGATCTGTCTGCGCCGGCACAACGCCGACTGGGCCGCGCCACCCGGCGTGACCTTCGCCGACTGGCTCGACGGCGCGCTGCCACAACCGCCCACCACCGATGACCTCGACTACCACGTCAGCACCCTCTTCCCGCCGGTGCGACCACGCGGCTACCTGGAGCTGCGTTACCTGGACGCGCAACCCGATCGGGACTGGCGGCTGCCGCTGGCGGTGCTGACCGCCCTGTTCGGCGACCCGCGCACCGTCCGTGCGGCGTACACGATCGCCACGCCTGTGGCGCAGCGCTGGTCCGCCGCCGCCCGGCACGGCCTGGCCGACCCGACGCTGGCCGCGGCCGCGGCGGCCCTGCTCGACCTGGCCCTGACCGCGCTACCCCGACTGGAGCTGCCGGCCAGCACTCACGACGAGATTCAGAGAGGTGTACGGCGGCGGCTGGCCGCCACAGCGAGGAGGGACCAGTGA
- a CDS encoding RNA polymerase sigma factor: MTADLSEVVSAAQAGDEEAFRFLYRSLQPGLLRYLTALVGADAEDVASETWLQISRDLPGFTGGEFRAWTVTIARNRAMDHLRRMRRRPSLPVPVQALVDLASDADTAERASETIGTETALALIATLPPREAEAVLLRAVIGLDAGSAGRVLGRRAGAVRTAAHRGLRRLAVLLERQSPAGSPVGVEGVPPPRTGSGPALRAPHAEAADG, translated from the coding sequence ATGACCGCCGATCTGTCGGAGGTGGTGAGCGCCGCGCAGGCCGGAGACGAGGAGGCGTTCCGTTTCCTCTACCGCAGCCTCCAGCCCGGGCTGCTGCGCTATCTGACCGCCCTGGTCGGGGCGGACGCCGAGGACGTCGCCTCCGAGACCTGGCTTCAGATCTCCCGTGACCTGCCCGGCTTCACCGGGGGCGAGTTCCGCGCCTGGACGGTCACCATCGCCCGTAACCGCGCGATGGACCACCTGCGTCGGATGCGCCGTCGCCCCTCGCTGCCGGTCCCGGTGCAGGCGCTCGTCGATCTGGCCAGCGACGCGGACACCGCCGAGCGAGCCAGCGAGACGATCGGTACCGAAACCGCTCTCGCGCTGATCGCCACCCTCCCGCCACGGGAGGCCGAAGCGGTCCTGCTGCGGGCGGTGATCGGGTTGGACGCGGGATCCGCCGGCCGGGTGCTGGGCCGTCGGGCCGGGGCCGTGCGGACCGCCGCTCACCGAGGTCTACGCCGGCTCGCGGTCCTGTTGGAGCGGCAGAGCCCGGCCGGGTCGCCAGTCGGGGTCGAGGGGGTGCCGCCGCCGCGCACGGGGAGCGGCCCCGCCCTGCGAGCACCGCACGCCGAAGCGGCGGACGGCTGA
- a CDS encoding serine/threonine-protein kinase → MLSSEVVLSGRYRLDERVATGGMGDVWRASDLILGRQVAVKVLLPALVSDPDFIARFRAEARIMAALRHPGIVQVFDCGEDDLPGGGRADYLVMEFVAGEPLSKRIEAAGRLDVAETMSIVAQAAAALNAAHRGGIVHRDVKPSNLLVQEDGTVVLVDFGVARSTDITSITSTNAVPGTALYMAPEQAAGRPVSGATDIYALGAVTYCCLTGSPPFTGDNPLQVAVRHLDDEPPELPHDIPEAVRALVSRALAKDPLERFSSGSAMSEAARTAVTGGEPPTAMATPVALRDAGPGTRTDVPAGAAVANRSQAARRRGPLVGAAAAMLVALVGLGAALAATRDAGGEDPAVNLPTTSPTVAPSGPVELPAANEQITSVEPGRPNRPNAPGNSPSASVSVTPSLQPSETATSPTPTAAVTTGAPTGAPTATATASEPPPPSDPPTTTGAPVEPEVPAGD, encoded by the coding sequence GTGTTGTCATCGGAGGTCGTGCTCAGCGGTCGCTACCGCTTGGACGAACGTGTCGCCACGGGCGGCATGGGCGACGTTTGGCGTGCCTCCGACCTGATCCTCGGCCGGCAGGTCGCGGTCAAGGTTCTGCTGCCGGCGCTGGTGTCCGATCCCGACTTCATCGCCCGGTTCCGCGCCGAGGCCCGGATCATGGCGGCGCTGCGGCACCCCGGCATCGTGCAGGTCTTCGACTGCGGCGAGGACGACCTTCCCGGCGGTGGCCGGGCTGACTACCTCGTCATGGAGTTCGTCGCCGGCGAGCCGTTGTCCAAGCGGATCGAGGCGGCCGGGCGGCTCGACGTGGCCGAGACGATGTCGATCGTGGCCCAGGCGGCCGCGGCGCTCAACGCGGCGCATCGCGGGGGCATCGTGCACCGCGACGTCAAACCCAGCAACCTGCTGGTGCAGGAGGACGGCACTGTCGTCCTGGTGGACTTCGGCGTGGCCCGCTCCACCGACATCACCAGCATCACCAGCACCAACGCGGTTCCGGGCACCGCGCTCTACATGGCTCCCGAGCAGGCCGCCGGCCGGCCGGTCAGCGGTGCCACCGACATCTACGCCCTGGGCGCGGTCACCTACTGCTGCCTCACCGGCAGTCCGCCGTTCACGGGTGACAATCCGCTTCAGGTCGCCGTCCGGCACCTGGACGACGAGCCGCCGGAGCTGCCGCACGACATTCCGGAGGCGGTCCGCGCCCTGGTGTCGCGTGCCCTGGCGAAGGATCCGCTGGAGCGGTTCTCCAGCGGATCGGCGATGTCCGAGGCCGCTCGGACGGCGGTCACCGGCGGCGAGCCACCGACGGCGATGGCCACGCCGGTCGCGCTGCGCGACGCTGGGCCGGGCACCCGCACGGACGTGCCGGCCGGCGCGGCGGTGGCGAACAGGTCGCAGGCCGCGCGACGGCGAGGCCCGCTGGTCGGCGCGGCCGCAGCCATGCTTGTCGCGCTGGTCGGGCTCGGCGCGGCACTGGCCGCGACGCGCGACGCCGGCGGCGAGGACCCGGCGGTCAATCTGCCGACCACGTCGCCGACTGTGGCGCCGAGCGGCCCCGTCGAACTGCCCGCGGCGAACGAGCAGATCACCAGCGTCGAGCCGGGCCGGCCGAACCGGCCGAACGCCCCCGGCAACTCCCCGTCGGCCTCGGTCTCCGTGACGCCGAGCCTGCAGCCGAGCGAGACCGCCACCTCGCCGACGCCGACGGCGGCCGTCACCACGGGGGCGCCGACCGGTGCGCCGACGGCCACTGCGACGGCGAGTGAACCTCCGCCGCCGTCCGACCCGCCCACCACCACTGGCGCGCCGGTCGAGCCGGAGGTGCCGGCCGGCGACTGA
- a CDS encoding nucleotide sugar dehydrogenase, with protein MSAEKLVVIGQGYVGLPLAMRAVEAGFDVIGLDVDVDRVKRLASGESFVEDIPADRLGRALGSGRYHPSTEYTDADGFDICVITVPTPLRDGTPDLSFVEQAGIGIGPYVRSGCTVILESTTYPGTTEELLRPLLESASGLTSPGDFHLGYSPERIDPGNPTWRLENTPKVVSGVDQASLARVDEFYKRLVEQTVPVDSTRVAELTKLIENTFRQVNIALINELTMLSHHLDIDVWQAIDAASTKPFGFLPFRPGPGVGGHCLPIDPCYLSWQVKRRLGRQFRFIELANDVNHEMPEHVAQRIMGGLNRDGRAVSGARLLLLGLAYKKNTGDMRDSPAVDVARRLQALGAEVHAVEPYAEAHQIPAGVTVVGLTEREVRAADAVVVVTDHDTFDYDLVVKHARYVFDTRNRCVGPMVERL; from the coding sequence GTGAGCGCTGAAAAGCTGGTCGTCATCGGTCAGGGGTATGTCGGACTGCCACTGGCCATGCGGGCCGTCGAGGCGGGGTTCGACGTGATCGGCCTCGACGTCGACGTCGACCGGGTGAAGCGTCTCGCCTCCGGCGAATCGTTCGTCGAGGACATCCCGGCTGATCGGCTGGGCCGGGCGTTGGGCAGCGGCCGCTACCACCCCAGCACGGAGTACACCGACGCCGACGGGTTCGACATCTGCGTCATCACGGTGCCGACCCCGCTGCGCGACGGCACCCCGGACCTGAGCTTCGTCGAACAGGCCGGCATCGGTATCGGCCCGTACGTGCGCTCGGGCTGCACGGTGATCCTGGAATCGACCACGTACCCGGGCACCACCGAGGAACTGCTGCGCCCGCTTTTGGAGTCGGCCAGCGGTCTGACCAGCCCCGGCGACTTCCATCTCGGCTACAGCCCCGAGCGGATCGACCCGGGCAACCCGACCTGGCGACTGGAGAACACCCCGAAGGTGGTCTCCGGTGTGGACCAGGCGTCGCTGGCCCGGGTGGACGAGTTCTACAAGCGCCTCGTGGAACAGACCGTACCTGTGGACTCCACCCGCGTCGCCGAGCTGACCAAGCTGATCGAGAACACCTTCCGCCAGGTCAACATCGCACTGATCAACGAGCTGACCATGCTCTCGCATCACCTCGACATCGACGTCTGGCAGGCGATCGACGCCGCCTCGACCAAACCGTTCGGCTTCCTGCCGTTCCGGCCCGGCCCCGGCGTTGGCGGGCACTGCCTGCCGATCGACCCGTGCTACCTGTCGTGGCAGGTCAAGCGCCGCCTCGGTCGGCAGTTCCGGTTCATCGAGCTGGCCAACGACGTCAACCACGAGATGCCCGAACACGTCGCGCAGCGGATCATGGGAGGGCTGAACCGGGACGGCCGGGCCGTCAGCGGCGCCCGACTGCTGCTGCTCGGTCTGGCGTACAAGAAGAACACCGGCGACATGCGCGACTCCCCCGCCGTCGACGTGGCGCGCCGACTGCAGGCCCTCGGTGCCGAGGTGCACGCCGTCGAGCCCTACGCGGAGGCGCACCAGATCCCCGCCGGGGTCACAGTGGTCGGGCTCACCGAGCGGGAGGTGCGGGCGGCCGACGCGGTGGTGGTGGTCACCGACCATGACACCTTCGACTACGACCTGGTGGTCAAGCACGCCCGCTACGTCTTCGACACCCGCAACCGGTGCGTCGGCCCGATGGTCGAACGCCTGTAG
- a CDS encoding ABC transporter permease has protein sequence MIRLTLRSLRAEAVRMLLSALAVVLGVAFVAGTMIFVDGMRTGAYERAGTFDRHTDLGVYSAGREVLPPALVDRVRAVDGVAAAAGELTNTAGIVGADGRPVLGFTMLVAIPTEDALRSYDVVAGRLPDRAGEVVLDAPTAAEQGFSLGAAVRVGATGGAARPYTLVGTVDVAGTSRDVGGPFVGLVGPDALALTGERGYGRVMVAARPGADVAALTEKVRAVAGAEATVKSRQQILDEAVEDAVRNVDQFRMLLLIFVGVAIVVAGFVIANTFAIVLAQRTRRTALLRLIGATRGQVFRSTVLESAVLGLVASALGVLLGVALAGGLRLLLSRLDVPITGGLAVTGSTVLTGLLLGTGLTVCSALLPAWRGTRIAPVAALTDAAVQPSRGAGRGRLIVGAVVLAVGVAALAGAASAGQLLLVALGGVLTFFGIVLFGPVLVPALARVFGWPLRRALGTIGELAVSNTVRNPRRVAATATALVIGIGLVSAFMVGARSTKDGIERSVDAQIGTDFVVSGIGQDLPAALVGELASRPELGVVHEQRRTVVDDVEIRAAHPALVGRTLSGVLAGDAGRVGPGEVLVHRELARARGWQVGSPVTVKGLSFRVAAVVTDDTPGGEVTAGHVIDLSDQDFAALFPAQRGYLAEIDPAAGVSPDRARDAIAAVLGRYPTVNLMDQGAYKKMLTGTVDMLLALVTALLGLAVVIALVGVANTLSLSVVERTRENAVLRAVGLTRGRMRAVLAVEAVLMALVGAVLGIGLGTGVSASTMALLDRLGGDFHVVLPLGQLGLILGVAVLAALLGSVLPARRALSRPVVEALADQ, from the coding sequence ATGATCCGCCTGACCCTGCGCTCGTTGCGTGCCGAGGCGGTGCGCATGCTGCTCTCGGCGCTCGCCGTCGTGCTCGGCGTCGCGTTCGTCGCCGGCACGATGATCTTCGTCGACGGGATGCGGACCGGGGCGTACGAGCGGGCCGGCACCTTCGACCGTCACACCGACCTGGGTGTCTACTCGGCCGGCCGCGAGGTGTTGCCCCCGGCCCTGGTCGACCGGGTGCGGGCTGTCGACGGGGTGGCCGCCGCAGCCGGTGAGCTGACCAACACCGCCGGGATCGTCGGCGCCGACGGTCGGCCGGTGCTCGGCTTCACCATGCTCGTCGCCATCCCCACCGAGGACGCGCTGCGCTCGTACGACGTGGTGGCCGGCCGGTTGCCCGACCGGGCCGGGGAGGTGGTGCTCGACGCGCCGACGGCGGCCGAGCAGGGCTTTTCGCTCGGCGCGGCGGTCCGGGTCGGCGCCACCGGCGGGGCGGCCCGTCCGTACACCCTGGTCGGCACCGTGGACGTGGCAGGCACCTCCCGCGATGTCGGCGGTCCGTTCGTCGGCCTGGTCGGGCCGGACGCGTTGGCCCTCACCGGCGAGCGGGGCTACGGCCGCGTCATGGTGGCGGCCCGACCGGGCGCCGACGTCGCGGCGCTGACCGAGAAGGTACGCGCCGTGGCCGGCGCCGAAGCCACAGTGAAGAGTCGTCAGCAGATCCTCGACGAGGCAGTGGAGGACGCGGTCCGCAACGTGGACCAGTTCCGCATGCTTTTGTTGATCTTCGTGGGGGTCGCGATCGTGGTGGCCGGCTTCGTGATCGCCAACACCTTCGCGATCGTGCTGGCCCAGCGCACCCGACGGACCGCGCTGCTGCGTCTGATCGGCGCCACCCGGGGACAGGTCTTCCGGTCCACAGTGCTGGAGTCGGCGGTGCTGGGGCTGGTCGCCTCCGCGCTCGGGGTGCTGCTCGGGGTGGCCCTCGCCGGCGGGTTGCGGCTGCTGCTGTCCCGACTGGACGTGCCGATCACCGGTGGCCTGGCCGTGACCGGTTCGACAGTGCTGACCGGCCTGCTGCTGGGCACCGGGCTCACCGTGTGCTCCGCCCTGCTGCCGGCCTGGCGGGGCACACGGATCGCCCCGGTGGCGGCGCTCACCGACGCCGCGGTGCAGCCGAGCCGGGGTGCGGGCCGAGGTCGACTGATCGTCGGCGCGGTGGTGCTCGCCGTCGGTGTCGCCGCGCTGGCCGGCGCCGCCAGCGCCGGTCAGTTGCTGCTGGTGGCGCTCGGCGGGGTGCTCACCTTCTTCGGGATCGTGCTGTTCGGGCCGGTGCTCGTCCCGGCGCTGGCCCGGGTGTTCGGCTGGCCGCTACGACGCGCGCTCGGCACCATCGGTGAGCTGGCGGTCTCCAACACGGTGCGCAATCCGCGGCGGGTCGCCGCGACCGCCACCGCGCTGGTAATCGGTATCGGACTGGTTTCGGCGTTCATGGTTGGCGCGCGCAGCACCAAGGACGGCATCGAACGCAGCGTGGACGCCCAGATCGGGACCGACTTCGTGGTCAGCGGAATCGGTCAGGACCTGCCGGCCGCGCTTGTCGGTGAGCTCGCCTCCCGCCCCGAGTTGGGTGTGGTGCACGAGCAACGCAGGACTGTCGTCGACGACGTCGAGATCCGCGCGGCCCACCCGGCGCTGGTCGGTCGGACGCTGAGCGGGGTGCTGGCCGGCGACGCCGGCCGGGTCGGGCCGGGGGAGGTGCTGGTACACCGCGAGTTGGCACGGGCACGCGGCTGGCAGGTCGGCTCCCCGGTGACCGTCAAAGGCCTGTCGTTCCGGGTGGCCGCCGTGGTCACCGACGACACCCCTGGCGGCGAGGTGACCGCAGGTCACGTCATCGATTTGTCCGACCAGGACTTCGCCGCGCTCTTCCCCGCCCAGCGGGGCTACCTGGCCGAGATCGACCCGGCCGCCGGGGTGAGCCCCGACCGGGCCCGCGACGCGATCGCCGCCGTGCTGGGCCGTTACCCGACGGTGAACCTCATGGACCAGGGCGCGTACAAGAAGATGCTCACCGGCACCGTCGACATGCTGCTCGCCCTGGTCACCGCGCTCCTCGGCCTGGCCGTGGTCATCGCCCTGGTCGGCGTGGCGAACACCCTGAGCCTGTCGGTGGTCGAACGGACCAGGGAGAACGCCGTGCTGCGGGCGGTCGGGCTCACCCGAGGGCGGATGCGGGCGGTGCTCGCCGTCGAGGCGGTGCTGATGGCGCTGGTCGGCGCGGTGCTCGGCATCGGGCTCGGCACCGGAGTCAGCGCGTCCACGATGGCCCTGCTGGACCGCCTCGGCGGCGACTTCCACGTGGTGCTGCCGCTCGGTCAGCTCGGGCTGATCCTCGGCGTCGCGGTGCTGGCCGCCCTGCTCGGCTCGGTGCTGCCGGCCCGTCGGGCGCTGTCCCGCCCGGTCGTCGAGGCGCTCGCCGACCAGTGA
- a CDS encoding response regulator — protein sequence MTVRVVIVDDQALVRAGFRMVLDSQPDLEVVGEAIDGADALRVLARTEADVVVMDIRMPTMDGVEATRRLCAERPAGGPRVLVLTTFDTEADAFAALQAGASGFLLKNVPPEELLAAIRVVAQGDSVVAPSITRRLLDRFAGQLGAAPSADPRLAQLTEREREVLLLVAQGLSNAEIAARVHVADATVKTHVGRILAKLQLRDRVQAVVLAYESGLVTPGG from the coding sequence ATGACGGTCCGGGTAGTGATCGTGGACGACCAGGCGCTGGTCCGCGCCGGGTTCCGAATGGTGCTGGACTCCCAGCCCGACCTGGAGGTCGTCGGGGAGGCGATCGACGGCGCGGACGCCCTGCGGGTGCTCGCCCGCACCGAGGCCGACGTGGTCGTGATGGACATCCGGATGCCCACCATGGACGGGGTGGAGGCGACCCGGCGACTGTGCGCCGAGCGACCCGCGGGTGGCCCCCGCGTGCTGGTGCTGACCACCTTCGACACCGAGGCGGACGCGTTCGCGGCCCTGCAGGCCGGGGCGAGCGGCTTCCTACTCAAGAACGTCCCGCCGGAGGAGCTGCTGGCCGCGATCCGGGTGGTGGCCCAGGGCGACTCGGTGGTGGCCCCGTCGATCACCCGACGCCTGCTGGACCGGTTCGCGGGGCAGCTCGGCGCCGCCCCGAGCGCCGACCCTCGGCTCGCGCAGCTCACCGAACGGGAACGGGAGGTGCTGCTGCTTGTCGCCCAGGGGCTGTCCAACGCGGAGATCGCCGCCCGGGTGCACGTGGCCGACGCGACGGTGAAGACCCACGTCGGACGGATCCTGGCGAAGCTCCAGCTGCGCGACCGGGTCCAGGCGGTGGTCCTGGCGTACGAGAGCGGGCTGGTCACGCCCGGCGGATGA
- a CDS encoding sensor histidine kinase — translation MTVRRTLFGRPLRGVAFDVAVAALVALVSLTAAVSQPGGWAATLVGVGMAVALLFRRTHPSVVTVAVAALALIQVIAEWGPLVYDVAVLIALYSVVKYGERLRDGVLAGAVAAVGVLLAAAQTPNVIQWWVTALWYALVTGAVWLVALNVRTRRLYVLSLEERATTLEREREAESRAAVAEERTRIARELHDVVAHSMAVMIVQADGARFMLDRDPAQARTAVKVVADTGRQALEEMRRLVGVLRDAGPSGADGADGLAVAADPEHRRLALAELPDLLARFDDAGLHIRSTVTDTPPALPPGLELTVYRVVQEALTNALKHAGVGARVEVVLSYTAEAVVVRVVDDGRGRPLVSPAPSGGHGLLGMRERVTVYDGSLAAGPRLTGGWQVEVRLPLPSEPATEVIAA, via the coding sequence GTGACCGTGAGACGCACCCTGTTCGGTCGCCCGCTGCGCGGCGTCGCCTTCGACGTGGCCGTCGCCGCCCTGGTGGCGCTGGTCAGCCTGACCGCGGCGGTGAGCCAACCCGGCGGCTGGGCGGCCACCCTGGTCGGTGTGGGAATGGCGGTGGCGCTGCTGTTCCGCCGCACCCACCCGAGCGTGGTGACGGTGGCGGTCGCGGCGCTCGCCCTGATCCAGGTGATCGCCGAGTGGGGCCCGCTCGTCTACGACGTCGCCGTCCTGATCGCGCTCTACAGCGTGGTGAAGTACGGCGAACGGCTTCGCGACGGCGTACTGGCCGGCGCGGTCGCGGCCGTCGGTGTGCTGCTGGCCGCCGCGCAGACCCCCAACGTCATCCAGTGGTGGGTGACCGCGCTGTGGTACGCGCTGGTCACCGGCGCGGTGTGGTTGGTCGCGCTGAACGTGCGGACCCGCCGGCTCTACGTGCTCAGCCTCGAGGAGCGGGCCACGACCCTGGAACGCGAGCGGGAGGCCGAGTCCCGGGCGGCGGTCGCCGAGGAACGCACCCGGATCGCTCGTGAGCTGCACGACGTGGTCGCCCACAGCATGGCCGTGATGATCGTCCAGGCGGACGGCGCCCGGTTCATGCTCGACCGCGACCCCGCCCAGGCCCGTACCGCCGTGAAGGTGGTCGCGGACACCGGCCGGCAGGCGCTGGAGGAGATGCGCCGGCTGGTCGGCGTCCTGCGCGACGCCGGGCCGTCCGGCGCGGACGGGGCCGACGGGTTGGCGGTGGCGGCCGACCCCGAGCACCGGCGCCTCGCCCTGGCCGAGTTGCCGGACCTGCTGGCCCGGTTCGACGACGCCGGCCTGCACATCCGCAGCACTGTCACCGATACGCCACCGGCCCTGCCGCCGGGCCTGGAGCTGACCGTCTACCGGGTGGTGCAGGAGGCGCTGACCAACGCGCTCAAGCACGCCGGCGTCGGAGCCCGCGTCGAGGTCGTCCTGTCGTACACCGCCGAGGCCGTCGTGGTCCGGGTGGTCGACGACGGTCGCGGCCGCCCGCTGGTCAGCCCGGCGCCGTCCGGCGGTCACGGCCTGCTCGGCATGCGGGAACGGGTGACGGTGTACGACGGCAGCCTCGCCGCCGGTCCCCGGCTGACCGGGGGCTGGCAGGTCGAGGTTCGGCTGCCGCTACCGTCAGAGCCGGCAACGGAGGTGATCGCGGCATGA
- a CDS encoding DUF305 domain-containing protein, producing the protein MTVRRGRLLIVVITMVVLTVFVVVAVRATGDSPRSAAATTSPSPASASPSPTPTGPEPPPVIVPGRPGEAAVTRPAHEVRDDSPPRFNALDTVYVQMMIPHHEQALEMTALADERASDPRIRAYADRIRAGQGPEIAVLRTWLSTRGLPPSAPGHDHSGMRGMQSPEAMRQLTDARGTEFDRLFVRMMSEHHQGAVTMATDLLSVGLDPTLNELATSLATEQAVEIARLRELTPP; encoded by the coding sequence ATGACTGTCCGACGTGGCCGGTTACTGATCGTCGTCATAACGATGGTCGTCCTTACGGTGTTCGTGGTGGTGGCCGTCCGGGCCACCGGCGACTCGCCCCGATCGGCTGCCGCGACGACGTCGCCCAGCCCGGCGTCGGCCAGCCCGTCGCCCACCCCGACCGGCCCCGAGCCGCCGCCGGTGATCGTTCCCGGCCGACCGGGGGAGGCAGCTGTCACCCGGCCCGCCCACGAGGTCCGCGACGACAGCCCGCCCCGCTTCAACGCCCTGGACACCGTCTACGTCCAGATGATGATCCCGCACCACGAACAGGCGCTGGAGATGACCGCGCTGGCCGACGAGCGGGCGTCCGATCCCCGCATCCGGGCCTACGCCGACCGGATCAGGGCCGGGCAGGGCCCGGAGATCGCCGTCCTGCGCACCTGGCTCAGCACCCGCGGTCTGCCGCCGTCGGCGCCCGGGCACGACCACAGCGGGATGCGCGGCATGCAGTCGCCCGAGGCGATGCGCCAGCTGACCGACGCCCGTGGCACGGAGTTCGACAGGCTCTTCGTGCGCATGATGAGCGAGCACCACCAGGGCGCGGTGACCATGGCCACCGACCTGCTCTCGGTCGGCCTCGACCCCACCCTCAACGAGCTCGCCACCTCGCTCGCCACCGAGCAGGCCGTCGAGATCGCCCGCCTGCGCGAACTCACCCCACCCTGA